AGAGAAAGATAATATCAAAGTATCAAGGAAAATATATTTCATTGAATCTCCCGGCCTGTACATATCGGTGTATTTCTACAAGTTAAATTTTGTAAGTTGCCCTTTGTGCTGGTAAACTGCATGAGGTTTACCTTGGAGAACTTCAAGAAACCCTAATGATATATTTATATTGTATTCTGAACGATTATCGTCTTTTTGATAGAGAGGATGCCTCCAATGCTTGAAGATGCCTTCGCGGACATCATTGGAAAAGCTCGATTTGGAAAAGACTGGTCTCTTTTGGAACTGGAACGCCGGTCCAAGGTTTCGGAAGAAAGAATTGCTGCGCTGGAAGCAGAAGCAGCGCCAGAGCAAAACGAAATCACATCGCTGGGAGCATCGCTAGACCTTGACGGCAAAAAGCTCCGGGAGAGTGCCGAAACCTCCTGGGAGCCAAGCCTCAATTCACCCTACCTTCCCGACCCGGACCTGACCACTTCTCACGATATGATCCATGTCATTGATGGAAAAATTGGAGGCTATGGGGTGAACGGATACTTTTTTATCGATTGGAAGAGGAAGGAATGTGTCCTCTTTGATACAGGATATAGTCCAAGCAAGGTGATTACCTTCTTAAAAGAAAACGGAGTTCGACTTGTGGCCGTCTGTCTGACCCATTCACATCCAGACCACATTGGCGGGATAGAAAAAATACAATCCCACCTAGATATGCCCGTCTATCTTCACCGAAATGAAGCCCTCAACAACATAAGATTGAAGCGGCAGGTTGAGGTCAAAGAAGAAATGACGATTGAGGTCGGTCGCTTTAAAATAACGGCAAAACTGACACCCGGACACACCGATGGCGGGACGACCTATTTTATCGATGCATCACCCCTGATGTCCACGACGCTTGCCTTTGTCGGCGATGCTCTTTTTGCCGGCTCCATTGGCCGCGCAAAGTCATCGCAAACCTATCCGACCTTGTTGAAATCCGTAAAAAATGTCATCTTATCTTTTCCGCCCGCAACATTGCTCTTCCCGGGTCACGGTCCGGTCACGACCGTCGCGGAAGAAAATGCGCACAATCCCTTTTTTAAATAAAGATCTTTTCCTGTTTGGCTGAAGTGAGCTCCCATGCATTTCCTTCTACGACTCAAGATCCTGATTCAGGTAAAGGAACCTCTGAATAAGCCATGGATTGTTTTTTCAGGGCAAAAATGTGGTTCTGTCGAAAATTTCGATTTACGGCCTAATACTGATAAAGCATACGTAGTTATATCAATGGCTTAGGATGCATCTTCACGAAATAAAATACTGGTTATTTGTTTTTTGCGACAGAACCGGGATTTGTCAATCACCCTTGACATCGCCTTGCCTTGGATGGATGATAAAGAAGAACTGTTTTTTTATCAAAATAAATTAAATGAGCAGAATTATTGTAGGTGTCATGGGGCCGGGAGAAGGAGTCACGGTGAAAGAGATCGAAGCGGCCGCGGAACTTGGACGCCTGATCGCCCTTCAGGGGTGGGTCCTTCTGAGCGGCGGCTGCAACCGCGGCGTCATGGACGCCGCAAGCAAGGGAGCAAAAAATGCCGGAGGACTAGTCGTCGGCGTCCTTCCTACAGGTGACCGGGACATTATGTCCTCCGCAGTCGATATCCCCATCCTGACCGACATGGGCTCCGGGCGAAATAATATTAATGTCCTTTCAAGTGATCTGGTCATCGCCTGTGGGATGGGTGCTGGAACCGCCTCTGAAATCGCGCTTGCATTGAAGGCTAAAAAAGAGGTCATCTTGTTGACAGACCATGAAAAGGGGAAAGACTTCTTCAAAAGCCTCGCCCCGGAGAAGGTCCATCTTGCCGGAGACCCGTCCGAAGCGATTGGGCTGGCGAAGATGATCCTTGAGACCTCTGCCTGAGAAGTCTCTATCCGAACTTTCCACATTTGACACACCCTCCAAAGCTTTGTAGAGTGATGGGTGAGTATCCGGCGTAGCATGAACTATTTCTATAAACGCGACGGAGGGAGAAGTGTCGAAGATCGGTCTGAGGCAAACCCTTGCCGGGCGTTTGGCCCGTTACTCCCGTGAACTCACCTACCGCAGACTTTCATCCGAAACCGTCCATGAGGTCAAACGGCGCCTGATTGATACCTTCGCCTGTGCGCTCGGTGGATGGACCGCGACGCCGACACAAATCGCCCGCGACGCCGCAAAAGTGGTTCGGCTCCGCTCCGGAGCAACCCTCCTCGGAACTGCTTGGAAGACGACTCCCGATCTCGCGACCTTTGCCAATGGGACCGCCGTCCGCTTCCTCGATTACAACGACACCTATCTCTCAAAAGAACCGGCGCATCCCAGTGACAACATCTCCACAGCGCTTGCCGTTGCTGAAGTTGCGGGAGCGGGGGGAAAGAAACTGATTGAGGCAATCCTCCTCGGGTATGAAGTCCAGTGCCGCCTCTGCGATGCCGCTGCCCTTCGCCCCAGGGGCTGGGACCATGTAGTCTATGGCGCCTTTTCGACGGCCCTGGTCGCTGCAAAACTCTGGGGTCTTTCGGAAACCGAGACAGGCCATGCCCTCGGCCTTGCCGGGACTGCAAACTATGCCCTCCGCCAGACACGTGTTGGCGAGCTTTCAATGTGGAAGGCGGCCGCTTTTGCCAATACGGCCAGAAACGGCCTCTTTGCCGTCTCCCTGGCGCGACTCGGGATGACAGGACCCGCTCCCATTTTTGAGGGAGAGAAAGGAATGATGCAGATTGTCTCCGGATCATTTGATCTCCCGCCTCTGCCTTTGGACGGTCCCTTCAAAATCTTAGAAACCTACATCAAATATTATCCGGTCGAGTATCACGCGCAGAGTGCTGTTGAAGCAAGCTTACGACTGCGCGAACGAATCAAGAGAGTAAAACCAGGGCGTATTGACAAAATCATGGTCCGGACATCAGGGGTCTCTCATGAAATCATCGGACGCGATCCGGAGAAGTGGCATCCCAAGACGCGGGAAACGGCTGATCATTCCCTTCCCTATTGCGTGGCAGCGGCCCTGCTGGATGGAGAGGTCGGTCTTCAGCAGTTTGACCCTGAGCACGTCTCCGACCCAAAACTTCATTCCTTCATGCAACGGATTCAGGTGGTCACCGACCCTGAACTCTCCGCCGCCTACCCGGAGGCCATCGCGAATACGGTAGAGGTCACAATAGGAGGAAAGGTCTATTCAAAACGGGTAGACCATCCCAGGGGACACCCGAAAAATAGGATGAGCGACACAGAGATCGAAGCAAAGTTCCGTCTTCTGGCTGAATCCTTGTTATCGAAGAAACAAATTCAGACCACGCTTGATCGGCTTTGGAACCTGGAAAAGGAGAAATCAATCGGGGCTTTGCTTGCCCTCTTTAAGATAAAGAGAAGGACATCATGAAAAATTCCTCTCCCGGAAAGCGGTTGCGCAGACTGATCAAAAAAAAGACCCTTCTTATACCGGGGGCCCATAATGCCCTTTCGGCCTTACAGATTGAGCAGGCCGGATTTGACGCGGTTTACATCTCCGGGGCCGGCATGGCCAATGGTGTCGCTGGTCTCCCCGACGTTGGCCTCTTGACCTTGACGGAAGTGATCACACAGGTTCGGTACATCACGAAGGCGGTCAACGTCCCCGCAATTGCAGATGCCGATACGGGATTCGGTGACGGGATTCACCTGCGTCGGGCAATAGAGGCCTTTGAATCCGCCGGCGTCGCGGCGATTCAAATTGAGGATCAGGTCTTTCCAAAGCGCTGCGGCCACCTTTCAGGAAAAGAGGTCATCCCCGCCTTAGAGATGGCCCAGAAGATCAAGACCGCGGTAGCGGCTCGGAAAGACCCTGACTTATTGATTATCGCCCGAACAGATGCCAGGGGAGTGACGAATTTTCAGGACGCGGTGGATCGTGCGAAACGCTACCTCGATGCAGGTGCCGATATCATTTTTCCGGAGGCACTCAAGTCGGCCGATGAATTTTTCAGGTTTGCCGATGCACTACCGGCCCTACTGATGGCCAACATGACGGAGTTCGGAAAGAGCCCACCCTTGGGTCTTGAGGCCCTCGCAGAGATGGGATACCGCCTTGTCCTCTTCCCGATGACCCTTCTCAGGATCGCCTCGAAAGAAATCGAAGAAGCACTAGAACAATTGAAAAAGGCGGG
This genomic interval from Candidatus Manganitrophaceae bacterium contains the following:
- a CDS encoding MBL fold metallo-hydrolase, which produces MPPMLEDAFADIIGKARFGKDWSLLELERRSKVSEERIAALEAEAAPEQNEITSLGASLDLDGKKLRESAETSWEPSLNSPYLPDPDLTTSHDMIHVIDGKIGGYGVNGYFFIDWKRKECVLFDTGYSPSKVITFLKENGVRLVAVCLTHSHPDHIGGIEKIQSHLDMPVYLHRNEALNNIRLKRQVEVKEEMTIEVGRFKITAKLTPGHTDGGTTYFIDASPLMSTTLAFVGDALFAGSIGRAKSSQTYPTLLKSVKNVILSFPPATLLFPGHGPVTTVAEENAHNPFFK
- a CDS encoding cytochrome, coding for MSRIIVGVMGPGEGVTVKEIEAAAELGRLIALQGWVLLSGGCNRGVMDAASKGAKNAGGLVVGVLPTGDRDIMSSAVDIPILTDMGSGRNNINVLSSDLVIACGMGAGTASEIALALKAKKEVILLTDHEKGKDFFKSLAPEKVHLAGDPSEAIGLAKMILETSA
- a CDS encoding MmgE/PrpD family protein, with translation MRQTLAGRLARYSRELTYRRLSSETVHEVKRRLIDTFACALGGWTATPTQIARDAAKVVRLRSGATLLGTAWKTTPDLATFANGTAVRFLDYNDTYLSKEPAHPSDNISTALAVAEVAGAGGKKLIEAILLGYEVQCRLCDAAALRPRGWDHVVYGAFSTALVAAKLWGLSETETGHALGLAGTANYALRQTRVGELSMWKAAAFANTARNGLFAVSLARLGMTGPAPIFEGEKGMMQIVSGSFDLPPLPLDGPFKILETYIKYYPVEYHAQSAVEASLRLRERIKRVKPGRIDKIMVRTSGVSHEIIGRDPEKWHPKTRETADHSLPYCVAAALLDGEVGLQQFDPEHVSDPKLHSFMQRIQVVTDPELSAAYPEAIANTVEVTIGGKVYSKRVDHPRGHPKNRMSDTEIEAKFRLLAESLLSKKQIQTTLDRLWNLEKEKSIGALLALFKIKRRTS
- the prpB gene encoding methylisocitrate lyase, with product MKNSSPGKRLRRLIKKKTLLIPGAHNALSALQIEQAGFDAVYISGAGMANGVAGLPDVGLLTLTEVITQVRYITKAVNVPAIADADTGFGDGIHLRRAIEAFESAGVAAIQIEDQVFPKRCGHLSGKEVIPALEMAQKIKTAVAARKDPDLLIIARTDARGVTNFQDAVDRAKRYLDAGADIIFPEALKSADEFFRFADALPALLMANMTEFGKSPPLGLEALAEMGYRLVLFPMTLLRIASKEIEEALEQLKKAGTSSGMLGKMQPRQDLYQLIGYDEINQLDLGKASPPKEKKREQ